In Uranotaenia lowii strain MFRU-FL chromosome 2, ASM2978415v1, whole genome shotgun sequence, one genomic interval encodes:
- the LOC129741885 gene encoding uncharacterized protein LOC129741885, whose product MSRSRVKSRFFNTSIINGHSPYLGCTGEDKDKFYAQLDLEYDRCPKPDIKIVIGDFNAQVCQEKEFKLTIRRFSTHQLTNENGLRLIDFATSKRKAIDNVFIDTRHFSDIIDCQGANKESDHYLVMLTMRPKLSGLGRSSILNPTNRPAQWTSHQLKTSANTNLIEHVSEVPPSSVKQGSWFRYDVSLTD is encoded by the exons ATGAGCcggtcgagagtcaagagtcggtTCTTTAACACCAGCATCATCAACGGGCACAGCCCTTACCTCGGATGTACCGGTGAAGACAAAGAcaaattttacgcgcagctggatcttgaatacgaccgctgcccaaaacCTGATAttaagatcgtcatcggggattttaacgctcaggtaTGCCAGGAGAAAGAATTCAAACTGACAATCCGAAGGTTCAGcacgcaccagctgaccaacgaaaacggcctcagactaatAGATTTCGCCACTTCAAAACGAAAGGCC ATCGATAATGTTTTTATAGACacccggcacttctcggacatcatcgactgTCAAGGCGCCAACAAagagtcagaccattatctggtgatgctGACGATGCGCCctaaactctcc GGCCTCGGTCGATCGTCCATCCTGAACCCTACGAATCGACCGGCACAGTGGACCAGCCACCAGTTGAAGACCTCTGCCAACACCAATTTGATCGAACACGTATCTGAGGTGCCGCCATCGTCTGTCAAACAAGGAAGCTGGTTCCGTTACGACGTCAGCCTTACCGACTAG